From a single Lolium rigidum isolate FL_2022 chromosome 7, APGP_CSIRO_Lrig_0.1, whole genome shotgun sequence genomic region:
- the LOC124677098 gene encoding galacturonokinase-like isoform X1 — protein sequence MPAGGGSPSRWPSEEELDVVRKKVAAISGRDASEVRVVACPYRICPLGAHIDHQGGTVTAMTINYGVLLGFVPSDDTEVVLQSGQFKGGIRFRVDDLQKPIENPGNINWESYARGAVFALQNSGYDLRKGIVGYISGVKGLDSSGLSSSAAVGVAYLLALENVNDLDLSPVDNIQLDKSIENKYLGLENGILDPSAILLSRYGYLTFMDCKTASPSYAYFSELNKSQQPQGQLPFKILLAFSGLQHNLPKSRGYNTRVFECKEAARALLCVLGCEDAPILRNVDPGVYEAQKCILDENLARRAEHYFSEMKRVAKGRDAWARGNLQEFGQLVSASGRSSIVNYECGSKEMIQLHEILLKAPGVLGARFSGAGFRGCCLAIVDSERAEEAAAYVRAEYEKAQPELVSKIPADRRVLICEPGDSARVILPDHDSHC from the exons ATGCCCGCGGGAGGAGGGTCGCCGTCGCGCTGGCCGTCGGAGGAGGAG CTTGATGTCGTACGGAAGAAGGTGGCGGCGATTAGCGGAAGGGATGCGAGCGAGGTCAGGGTCGTTGCTTGCCCCTACAGGATTTGTCCTTTGGGGGCCCACATTGATCATCAG GGTGGAACTGTGACTGCTATGACCATCAATTATGGAGTACTTCTTGGGTTTGTGCCCTCTGATGATACTGAG GTTGTACTCCAGTCTGGTCAATTTAAAGGTGGTATACGATTCAG AGTTGATGACTTGCAAAAGCCTATTGAGAACCCAGGAAACATTAACTGGGAAAGCTATGCAAGAGGTGCAGTTTTTGCCCTGCAAAATAGTGGATATGATTTGAGAAAG GGTATAGTAGGTTATATATCTGGAGTGAAAGGACTCGACAGTTCAGGGCTTAGTTCGTCTGCAGCT GTTGGCGTTGCCTACTTGCTGGCTCTAGAAAATGTTAATGATCTGGACCTATCACCTGTTGATAACATTCAGCTGGACAA GTCCATTGAAAATAAATATCTGGGTCTTGAAAATGGTATTCTAGATCCATCAGCCATTTTATTGTCTCGATATGGCTACCTCACCTTCATGGATTGCAAG ACTGCGTCACCTTCCTACGCCTACTTCTCGGAGCTGAATAAAAGCCAGCAACCTCAAGGGCAGCTGCCATTCAAGATTTTGTTGGCATTTTCAGGTTTGCAACATAACCTACCCAAGTCGCGTGGATATAATACACGAGTTTTCGAGTGCAAAGAGGCTGCACGTGCTCTGTTATG TGTGCTAGGCTGTGAAGATGCGCCAATACTTCGTAATG TTGATCCAGGTGTATATGAGGCCCAAAAG TGTATATTAGACGAAAATCTTGCCAGGAGGGCTGAGCACTACTTCTCTGAAATGAAGCGAGTTGCTAAGG GAAGAGACGCATGGGCTCGTGGAAACCTACAAGAATTTGGGCAGCTGGTCTCTGCATCTGGCCGTAGCTCCATAGTCAACTATGAGTGTG GGAGCAAAGAGATGATACAGCTACATGAGATCCTCCTGAAGGCCCCCGGCGTCCTCGGCGCACGGTTCAGCGGCGCTGGCTTCAGGGGCTGCTGCCTCGCCATCGTCGACAGCGAACGGGCGGAGGAGGCAGCAGCCTATGTTCGTGCCGAATACGAGAAGGCCCAGCCAGAGCTGGTGAGCAAGATTCCGGCGGATCGGCGTGTGCTGATCTGCGAGCCAGGAGACTCCGCGCGTGTCATATTGCCAGACCACGATAGCCATTGCTGA
- the LOC124677098 gene encoding galacturonokinase-like isoform X2 produces MEYFLGLCPLMILRLYSSLVNLKVVYDSGSVKIFTVRELKSQLACSITFNRVDDLQKPIENPGNINWESYARGAVFALQNSGYDLRKGIVGYISGVKGLDSSGLSSSAAVGVAYLLALENVNDLDLSPVDNIQLDKSIENKYLGLENGILDPSAILLSRYGYLTFMDCKTASPSYAYFSELNKSQQPQGQLPFKILLAFSGLQHNLPKSRGYNTRVFECKEAARALLCVLGCEDAPILRNVDPGVYEAQKCILDENLARRAEHYFSEMKRVAKGRDAWARGNLQEFGQLVSASGRSSIVNYECGSKEMIQLHEILLKAPGVLGARFSGAGFRGCCLAIVDSERAEEAAAYVRAEYEKAQPELVSKIPADRRVLICEPGDSARVILPDHDSHC; encoded by the exons ATGGAGTACTTCTTGGGTTTGTGCCCTCTGATGATACTGAG GTTGTACTCCAGTCTGGTCAATTTAAAGGTGGTATACGATTCAG GCTCTGTTAAAATCTTCACTGTGAGGGAGCTTAAGTCACAACTTGCATGCTCCATCACTTTTAACAGAGTTGATGACTTGCAAAAGCCTATTGAGAACCCAGGAAACATTAACTGGGAAAGCTATGCAAGAGGTGCAGTTTTTGCCCTGCAAAATAGTGGATATGATTTGAGAAAG GGTATAGTAGGTTATATATCTGGAGTGAAAGGACTCGACAGTTCAGGGCTTAGTTCGTCTGCAGCT GTTGGCGTTGCCTACTTGCTGGCTCTAGAAAATGTTAATGATCTGGACCTATCACCTGTTGATAACATTCAGCTGGACAA GTCCATTGAAAATAAATATCTGGGTCTTGAAAATGGTATTCTAGATCCATCAGCCATTTTATTGTCTCGATATGGCTACCTCACCTTCATGGATTGCAAG ACTGCGTCACCTTCCTACGCCTACTTCTCGGAGCTGAATAAAAGCCAGCAACCTCAAGGGCAGCTGCCATTCAAGATTTTGTTGGCATTTTCAGGTTTGCAACATAACCTACCCAAGTCGCGTGGATATAATACACGAGTTTTCGAGTGCAAAGAGGCTGCACGTGCTCTGTTATG TGTGCTAGGCTGTGAAGATGCGCCAATACTTCGTAATG TTGATCCAGGTGTATATGAGGCCCAAAAG TGTATATTAGACGAAAATCTTGCCAGGAGGGCTGAGCACTACTTCTCTGAAATGAAGCGAGTTGCTAAGG GAAGAGACGCATGGGCTCGTGGAAACCTACAAGAATTTGGGCAGCTGGTCTCTGCATCTGGCCGTAGCTCCATAGTCAACTATGAGTGTG GGAGCAAAGAGATGATACAGCTACATGAGATCCTCCTGAAGGCCCCCGGCGTCCTCGGCGCACGGTTCAGCGGCGCTGGCTTCAGGGGCTGCTGCCTCGCCATCGTCGACAGCGAACGGGCGGAGGAGGCAGCAGCCTATGTTCGTGCCGAATACGAGAAGGCCCAGCCAGAGCTGGTGAGCAAGATTCCGGCGGATCGGCGTGTGCTGATCTGCGAGCCAGGAGACTCCGCGCGTGTCATATTGCCAGACCACGATAGCCATTGCTGA